A window of the Actinomycetota bacterium genome harbors these coding sequences:
- a CDS encoding MBL fold metallo-hydrolase: MQPRVDEIADGIYRVSTWVPDVGPDGFTFNQFVVAGDEPLLFHTGPRGMFPLVAEAVATVLPVESVRWLTFGHVEADECGSVNMWLAAAPASAVAHNALGCDVSLNDLCDRPPRALAEGEVLDIGGKRLRQISTPHVPHGWEAQVLFEETTATLLCGDLFSQVGGGPALTAGDLVGPAMAAEAMFGATCLAPHTAATLRALGDLRPTTLAVMHGSSFEGDGRQALYDLASAYEALAAA; this comes from the coding sequence ATGCAACCCCGGGTCGACGAGATCGCCGACGGCATCTACCGCGTCTCCACCTGGGTGCCCGATGTCGGCCCCGACGGCTTCACGTTCAACCAGTTCGTGGTGGCGGGTGACGAACCCCTCCTGTTCCACACCGGTCCCCGGGGCATGTTCCCCCTGGTGGCCGAGGCGGTGGCCACGGTGCTCCCCGTGGAGTCGGTGCGGTGGTTGACCTTCGGCCACGTCGAGGCCGACGAGTGCGGGTCGGTGAACATGTGGCTGGCCGCCGCGCCCGCCAGCGCGGTGGCTCACAACGCTCTTGGTTGTGACGTGTCGCTCAACGACCTCTGTGACCGCCCGCCCCGGGCCCTGGCCGAGGGCGAGGTGCTCGACATAGGCGGCAAGCGGCTCCGCCAGATCTCTACGCCGCACGTCCCCCACGGCTGGGAGGCCCAGGTGCTGTTCGAGGAGACGACCGCCACGCTGCTGTGCGGCGACCTGTTCAGCCAGGTGGGCGGGGGCCCGGCCCTCACCGCCGGTGACCTGGTGGGCCCGGCCATGGCCGCCGAAGCCATGTTCGGCGCGACCTGCCTGGCCCCCCACACGGCCGCCACGCTGAGGGCGCTGGGAGACCTTCGGCCCACGACTCTGGCCGTGATGCACGGCTCCTCGTTCGAGGGCGACGGCCGCCAGGCCCTCTACGACCTGGCGTCGGCCTACGAGGCGCTGGCGGCGGCCTGA